The following are from one region of the Magallana gigas chromosome 6, xbMagGiga1.1, whole genome shotgun sequence genome:
- the LOC105346158 gene encoding cysteinyl leukotriene receptor 1: MDPNYTEFNFTGTSFPDGGIFQHKLRIYTPAIVYTVILMIFGFFGNSLVWIVYYWRWKNLSTRIFILSLAMFDLINCVITMPTEIVIMVDNSFFQLGFVCKLSRFTTYLCNSSSTLVLIAVAIDRYQRICCPHRPVMTSSTARRCVLWLIVVALTITWPALVVYGKHTVKIRSHGEEFSVPTCQIEDGYVQSIFPLVLYGIHGVGTLITFVSFIVLYSFVAVAVRRQLIFRKKSSSCQMKSEDGSKKTILSTSCVAAVERSVRLTVMLSVVTFSYVMTFLPFVVIAIHRSIHPYFYPTLTDSAKMAYQVFLRSYLLNCCINPIIYSFMNTEFRKRCASLFKQGVCKFISPNYEL, encoded by the coding sequence ATGGACCCAAATTACACGGAATTTAACTTCACTGGGACCAGTTTTCCGGATGGGGGGATTTTTCAGCACAAACTTCGGATATATACCCCCGCCATTGTGTACACAGTTATTTTGATGATCTTTGGGTTCTTTGGGAATAGTCTGGTTTGGATTGTGTATTACTGGAGATGGAAAAACCTATCTACTCGGATATTCATTTTGTCTCTCGCCATGTTTGACCTTATCAACTGCGTCATCACAATGCCCACAGAAATTGTCATAATGGTGgataattctttttttcaacTGGGATTTGTATGTAAACTTTCTCGATTCACGACATATCTGTGTAACTCTTCCTCTACGTTGGTGTTAATTGCAGTCGCCATTGACCGGTACCAACGAATCTGCTGCCCCCATCGTCCGGTGATGACGTCATCCACGGCTCGGCGTTGTGTCCTCTGGTTGATAGTGGTGGCTTTGACCATAACATGGCCGGCTCTGGTTGTTTACGGGAAGCACACTGTGAAAATCAGGTCGCACGGTGAGGAGTTCTCGGTCCCCACGTGTCAAATTGAGGACGGGTACGTCCAGTCTATATTCCCCTTAGTTTTGTACGGGATCCATGGAGTGGGCACGCTAATCACATTTGTCAGCTTCATCGTTCTCTATTCCTTCGTGGCGGTGGCTGTCAGACGTCAATTAATTTTCCGTAAAAAATCCTCTTCCTGCCAAATGAAGTCAGAAGACGGTTCCAAAAAAACTATTCTGTCTACTTCCTGTGTGGCGGCCGTCGAGCGTAGCGTCCGTCTGACTGTCATGTTGTCCGTTGTGACGTTTTCGTATGTGATGACGTTTTTACCGTTTGTAGTTATCGCTATTCATCGATCTATTCATCCTTATTTCTATCCCACCCTGACTGACTCAGCCAAAATGGCGTACCAGGTGTTTCTCCGGTCTTACCTGTTGAACTGTTGTATCAACCCCATCATCTATTCCTTTATGAACACTGAGTTCAGAAAACGATGTGCTTCTCTGTTCAAACAAGGTGTGTGCAAATTCATATCCCCGAATTATGAATTGTGA